A section of the Campylobacter lanienae NCTC 13004 genome encodes:
- the panD gene encoding aspartate 1-decarboxylase, which translates to MKIEMLASKIHRATVTDANLNYVGSITIDEKLMKAANLLEFQKVEILDVNNGERFATYVIKGEKDGEICLNGAAARKVCVGDIIIIVSYASMSVKKAKKFQPTIVHVDSNNKIDG; encoded by the coding sequence ATGAAAATAGAGATGCTAGCTAGCAAAATTCACAGAGCCACAGTAACTGATGCGAATTTAAACTATGTTGGTTCAATCACTATAGATGAAAAATTGATGAAAGCGGCGAATTTGCTTGAGTTTCAAAAGGTTGAAATTTTGGATGTTAATAATGGTGAGAGATTTGCTACATATGTGATTAAAGGCGAGAAAGATGGCGAAATTTGCCTTAATGGCGCAGCAGCTAGAAAGGTCTGTGTAGGCGATATAATCATAATTGTAAGTTATGCTTCGATGAGTGTTAAAAAAGCGAAAAAATTTCAACCTACAATTGTCCATGTAGATTCAAATAACAAAATAGATGGCTAA
- a CDS encoding UDP-N-acetylmuramoyl-L-alanyl-D-glutamate--2,6-diaminopimelate ligase encodes MKIALNSGFITDNSKEVKSGCYFVVSNSNSKYSAEAMELGANLITPSEAIDILGLRDRIKIIGITGTNGKTTTAFLLSYALANLGHKSAVSGTCGSFIGDRQIAKKALTTSQILETISYIKEAVNSGCEYFIMEVSSHAIAQNRIEGLSFALKIFTNLSQDHLDYHKSFSEYARVKSSFLSDECDKIINGDDDNITYNRSNSLTYSFKNGDICVGEFELKNGINATIFTDKERANSSLDLHGKFNLYNALGVVGALKKLLNLDLQTISNSLKGFKGVAGRMEIVSHSPTIIVDFAHTPDGIEKVLSSMKNSELIVVFGAGGDRDKTKRPIMGQIVAKYAKIAIVTSDNPRSEDPDEIIEQISSSMPKNTIKIQNRKEAIAKAISIQNDEILLILGKGDEDYQEINGVKYPFSDQEVVKEILSKKG; translated from the coding sequence ATGAAAATAGCCTTAAATAGTGGATTTATTACTGATAATTCTAAAGAAGTTAAGAGTGGATGCTACTTCGTAGTCTCTAACTCAAATTCCAAATATAGCGCTGAAGCTATGGAGCTTGGGGCAAATTTGATTACTCCTAGTGAAGCCATAGATATTTTAGGGCTTAGAGATCGCATTAAAATTATCGGTATCACAGGGACAAATGGCAAGACCACGACGGCTTTTTTGCTCTCTTATGCTTTGGCAAATTTAGGCCACAAAAGCGCAGTTAGCGGAACTTGCGGATCTTTTATCGGTGATAGGCAGATAGCTAAAAAAGCTCTAACGACAAGTCAAATTTTAGAAACTATTAGCTATATTAAAGAGGCTGTTAATAGTGGATGTGAGTATTTCATTATGGAGGTTAGCTCACACGCAATAGCTCAAAATCGCATTGAAGGCTTGAGTTTTGCGTTAAAAATTTTTACAAATTTAAGCCAAGATCATTTAGATTATCATAAAAGTTTTAGCGAATACGCAAGAGTAAAATCTAGCTTTTTAAGCGATGAGTGTGATAAGATAATAAATGGCGATGATGATAATATCACCTACAATAGATCAAATTCGCTTACATATTCTTTTAAAAATGGCGATATTTGCGTGGGTGAGTTTGAGCTAAAAAATGGCATAAACGCAACTATATTTACAGATAAAGAAAGGGCAAATTCAAGCCTTGATCTACATGGTAAATTTAATCTCTATAACGCTCTTGGTGTGGTAGGCGCTTTGAAAAAACTCTTAAATTTGGATTTACAAACCATATCCAATTCGCTCAAAGGCTTTAAAGGCGTAGCCGGTAGGATGGAGATAGTATCGCATTCTCCGACAATTATAGTTGATTTTGCCCACACGCCAGATGGGATAGAAAAGGTGCTAAGCTCTATGAAAAATAGCGAATTGATAGTGGTATTTGGTGCTGGTGGCGATAGGGATAAAACCAAACGCCCTATAATGGGGCAGATAGTCGCTAAATACGCTAAAATAGCGATCGTAACAAGCGATAATCCAAGAAGCGAAGATCCAGATGAGATAATAGAGCAAATCAGCTCTTCAATGCCTAAAAATACGATTAAAATTCAAAATCGCAAAGAGGCAATCGCCAAGGCTATATCTATACAAAATGATGAAATATTGCTGATTTTAGGCAAGGGCGATGAGGATTATCAGGAGATAAATGGAGTTAAATACCCATTTAGTGACCAAGAAGTTGTAAAAGAGATATTAAGCAAAAAAGGATAA
- a CDS encoding histidine kinase — MSQRYKDIAIKLFKRGKFDLAKMSFNIAYNISPSDEILAFIELCEIAKSNPSEAISLFEIYFDPAQKDNSDTIAEIIDIIQSASQESNMILESQNAITYADFKNLLNNNDFKQIFESILFSTKIIITDKDELFELVNFLIDNGFIDIGLKYLESSVKMFMGDERVGEVLAKIRSKDENSLK, encoded by the coding sequence ATGAGTCAAAGGTATAAAGATATCGCAATTAAGCTATTTAAAAGAGGCAAATTTGATCTTGCTAAGATGAGTTTTAATATCGCATATAATATCTCGCCTAGCGATGAAATCCTTGCTTTTATAGAGCTTTGCGAGATAGCTAAAAGCAATCCTAGCGAGGCCATATCGCTATTTGAGATATATTTTGATCCAGCCCAAAAAGATAACTCCGATACTATCGCCGAGATTATCGATATCATACAAAGCGCATCTCAAGAGAGTAATATGATATTAGAGAGCCAAAATGCCATCACCTATGCGGATTTTAAGAATTTATTAAATAATAACGATTTTAAGCAGATATTTGAGAGTATTTTGTTTTCTACTAAGATTATAATCACAGATAAAGATGAGCTTTTTGAGCTTGTGAATTTCTTAATAGATAATGGATTTATAGATATTGGGCTTAAATATTTAGAGAGTTCGGTTAAGATGTTTATGGGTGATGAGAGAGTTGGCGAGGTCTTGGCTAAGATTAGGAGCAAAGATGAAAATAGCCTTAAATAG
- a CDS encoding NifU family protein codes for MIPFSDEELYEPVSESLKVVTPMLERDGGGIELLGIKNGVVYVRLVGHCHGCAASSQTLKFGVEKQIRNDIHPELNIVNIPMGQEFDITKM; via the coding sequence ATGATACCATTTAGTGATGAAGAGCTTTATGAGCCAGTTAGTGAGAGTCTTAAAGTTGTCACGCCTATGCTTGAGCGTGATGGCGGTGGAATCGAGCTTTTGGGGATTAAAAATGGTGTGGTTTATGTGCGTTTAGTAGGGCATTGCCACGGCTGTGCGGCTAGTTCTCAAACTCTGAAATTTGGCGTTGAAAAGCAAATTCGCAATGATATTCACCCAGAGCTTAACATTGTTAATATCCCAATGGGGCAAGAATTTGATATTACAAAGATGTAA
- the rplQ gene encoding 50S ribosomal protein L17: MRHNHGYRKLGRTSSHRAALLKNLTIAIVKSGKIETTLPKAKELRSYVEKLITRARKGDFNAHKYVFASLQDKEATNKLVTQIAPKYTNRNGGYTRIIKTRTRKGDAAEMAYIELVSE; encoded by the coding sequence ATGAGACATAATCACGGATATAGAAAACTAGGCCGCACTAGCTCTCACCGTGCTGCTTTGCTTAAAAATCTTACGATAGCAATCGTTAAGTCTGGTAAAATAGAAACTACTTTACCGAAAGCAAAAGAGCTAAGAAGCTATGTAGAAAAGCTAATAACAAGAGCTAGAAAAGGTGATTTCAACGCCCATAAATATGTATTTGCATCTTTACAAGATAAAGAAGCTACTAACAAATTAGTTACTCAAATCGCACCAAAATACACAAATAGAAATGGCGGTTATACAAGAATCATCAAAACACGCACCAGAAAAGGTGACGCAGCTGAGATGGCTTATATCGAGCTAGTATCTGAGTAG
- a CDS encoding DNA-directed RNA polymerase subunit alpha: MRKITTSAYMPTDIEVTPISENVAKIVAYPFETGYAVTLAHPLRRLLYTSTVGFAPTAVKIEGVSHEFDSMRGMLEDVTLFIINLKNLRFKLKNDSEHEVIEYSFKGPKEITGADLSNNIVEIVNPDAYLATINEDAELNFSLIIEKGIGYVPSEEIRESVESGYIALDAFFTPVKHAVYEIENVLVEDNPDYEKIVLTITTDGQVTPLEAFKNSIEAMYKQMSIFNNILNIDVNMAMTSSQGSSEHSKLLESIENLNLSARSFNCLDKAEIKFIGELALMEESDLKELKNLGKKSLDEIKAVMAEIGYPFGENKLGDSKESLRKKIAELKS; the protein is encoded by the coding sequence ATGAGAAAGATAACAACATCAGCTTACATGCCTACTGACATAGAGGTTACCCCAATAAGTGAAAATGTGGCTAAAATAGTAGCGTATCCTTTTGAGACCGGCTATGCAGTTACTCTAGCTCATCCGCTTCGCAGACTACTCTATACAAGCACGGTTGGATTTGCTCCAACTGCTGTAAAAATAGAAGGCGTGTCTCACGAATTTGATAGTATGCGTGGTATGCTAGAAGATGTAACGCTATTTATCATAAATCTCAAAAATTTACGATTTAAGCTCAAAAATGACTCAGAGCATGAGGTTATCGAATATAGCTTTAAAGGGCCAAAAGAGATTACAGGTGCAGATCTATCTAATAATATAGTAGAGATAGTAAATCCTGATGCGTATCTAGCTACAATTAACGAAGACGCAGAGCTAAATTTCTCTCTAATAATAGAAAAAGGAATTGGCTATGTGCCTAGCGAAGAGATTAGAGAGAGTGTAGAGAGTGGCTATATCGCTCTTGATGCTTTCTTTACACCTGTTAAACATGCAGTTTATGAGATTGAAAATGTGTTAGTTGAAGATAATCCAGACTACGAAAAAATAGTCCTAACTATAACTACAGATGGTCAGGTAACGCCTTTAGAAGCATTTAAAAACTCAATTGAAGCTATGTATAAACAGATGTCTATATTTAACAATATTTTAAATATAGATGTAAATATGGCTATGACTTCATCTCAAGGCTCTAGTGAGCATTCAAAACTTTTAGAGAGTATTGAGAATTTAAATTTATCAGCTAGAAGTTTCAATTGTCTAGATAAAGCTGAGATTAAATTCATTGGTGAGCTTGCTTTAATGGAAGAGAGTGACCTAAAAGAGCTTAAAAATTTAGGCAAAAAATCTCTTGATGAGATTAAAGCTGTAATGGCTGAAATAGGCTATCCATTTGGTGAAAATAAGCTAGGAGATAGCAAAGAATCACTCAGAAAAAAAATAGCTGAGTTAAAATCATAA
- the rpsD gene encoding 30S ribosomal protein S4, protein MARYRGPVEKLERRLGVSLALKGERRLAGKSALEKRPYAPGQHGQRKAKVSEYGLQLREKQKAKFMYGVSEKQFRRLFAEAARREGNTGALLISLLEQRLDNVVYRMGFASTRRFARQLVTHGHILVNGKRVDIPSYRVRAGEKIEIIEKSKENPQIVRAIELTNQTGIVAWVDVEKDKKYGIFTRIPEREEVIIPVEERYIVELYSK, encoded by the coding sequence ATGGCAAGATATAGAGGACCAGTTGAAAAATTAGAAAGACGCCTAGGTGTATCTCTTGCACTTAAAGGCGAAAGAAGACTAGCTGGCAAGAGCGCATTAGAAAAAAGACCATACGCTCCAGGCCAACATGGACAAAGAAAAGCTAAAGTAAGCGAATATGGCTTACAATTAAGAGAGAAACAAAAAGCTAAATTTATGTATGGCGTAAGTGAAAAACAATTTAGAAGATTATTTGCCGAAGCCGCAAGAAGAGAGGGAAATACCGGTGCACTTCTTATCTCTTTATTAGAGCAAAGACTTGATAATGTAGTTTATAGAATGGGCTTTGCATCTACTAGAAGATTCGCAAGACAGCTAGTAACTCACGGCCATATCTTAGTAAATGGCAAAAGAGTTGATATCCCTTCATACAGAGTAAGAGCCGGTGAAAAGATAGAAATTATCGAGAAGAGCAAAGAAAACCCACAAATCGTTCGTGCCATTGAGCTTACTAACCAAACAGGCATAGTAGCTTGGGTAGATGTAGAAAAAGATAAAAAATATGGAATTTTCACTAGAATTCCAGAACGAGAAGAGGTTATCATTCCAGTTGAGGAAAGATATATAGTCGAGCTTTACTCTAAATAA
- the rpsK gene encoding 30S ribosomal protein S11, producing the protein MAKRKVIKKKVVKKNIARGIVYVSATFNNTMVTVTDEMGNAIAWSSAGGLGFKGSKKSTPYAAQQAVEDALNKAKEHGIKEVGIKVQGPGSGRETAVKSIGAVEGIKVLYLKDITPLAHNGCRPPKRRRV; encoded by the coding sequence ATGGCAAAGAGAAAAGTAATTAAGAAAAAAGTAGTTAAAAAAAATATAGCTAGAGGCATTGTATATGTTTCTGCTACATTTAATAATACAATGGTTACGGTTACTGATGAGATGGGTAATGCTATTGCTTGGAGTAGTGCTGGTGGCTTAGGCTTTAAAGGTAGCAAAAAATCAACCCCATACGCAGCTCAACAAGCTGTAGAAGATGCATTAAATAAAGCTAAAGAGCATGGCATTAAAGAAGTAGGCATCAAAGTCCAAGGCCCAGGTAGTGGTAGAGAAACAGCAGTTAAAAGTATCGGCGCAGTAGAAGGAATTAAGGTGCTATATCTAAAAGATATAACTCCTCTAGCTCACAATGGCTGCAGACCACCAAAACGCCGCCGCGTGTAA
- the rpsM gene encoding 30S ribosomal protein S13, which translates to MARIAGVDLPKKKRVEYGLTYIYGIGLYTSRKILDAVGISYDKRVYELSEDEAAAIRKEIQEHYMVEGDLRKSVAMDIKALMDLGSFRGLRHRKGLPVRGQKTKTNARTRKGRRKTVGAATK; encoded by the coding sequence ATGGCTCGTATTGCAGGTGTTGATTTACCAAAGAAAAAAAGAGTTGAGTATGGCCTTACATATATCTATGGTATAGGGCTATATACTTCAAGAAAAATTCTTGATGCTGTAGGTATCTCTTATGACAAGAGAGTTTATGAGCTAAGTGAAGATGAAGCCGCTGCGATCAGAAAAGAGATCCAAGAGCACTATATGGTTGAAGGTGACCTAAGAAAAAGTGTAGCTATGGATATTAAGGCTTTAATGGATTTAGGTAGCTTTAGAGGCTTAAGACACAGAAAAGGTCTGCCAGTGCGTGGTCAAAAAACAAAAACAAACGCAAGAACTAGAAAAGGCAGAAGAAAAACTGTTGGCGCTGCTACTAAATAA
- the rpmJ gene encoding 50S ribosomal protein L36: protein MKVRPSVKKMCDKCKIVKRKGIVHVICENPKHKQRQG from the coding sequence ATGAAAGTTCGTCCTTCTGTAAAGAAGATGTGTGACAAATGTAAAATTGTCAAACGCAAAGGCATAGTTCATGTAATTTGCGAAAATCCAAAACATAAACAAAGACAAGGATAA